The Periophthalmus magnuspinnatus isolate fPerMag1 chromosome 17, fPerMag1.2.pri, whole genome shotgun sequence sequence acatactCTTCGCTCTCTCATAACTCTTTTAACTCCTATTTTATAACATACTTTGTAGTATCCTGTATGACGTCTGTTCAGATGTAGCTAAAGACAAAAACGCAAACGAATGTACTGGAGCAGCACAGCTGATCCTCACATGGACAGGCGcttcagtttcacttttgttttctccagATGCGGCTCTTAAAACACAGACAGCGCTGCGGagcacatgtttttttgttttcataactTGGCGCTTTTAGTCCGCGCTCACCTGAGGATCATGGCGAACTTTACGCGGAGTGGTCTGACTGCGTCTTTACGCACAAGTGCTCCACAGTGGAAATGTACAGCCCTGAGTGTAGCGGTTCTCTGCAGCCTCACATTGAGCAGGTCTGGCTTGAAAAGTTTGGGAACCCCCCGGAATCCTCTCTGCTGTGAACATATTTGATATTTGGTCTTTAGACACCCCTAGTTTAGCCCTTCTATTCTGTTGGTGAATAAAGTAGGATATATAGTGatatttaaaaacacttaaGTGAAATTCTACTGTTGCtcgtttatattttatttgtgaaatgacattaaagaaaaacaacacactcaGCAACAAAAATGTTGTGTTATATTCTATTGAAGATGTTTTGGAAGGACCTTTTGCAGAAATTACACTGGACAGAGTTTGACATCTTTTGGAAAAGATTCCAGAATGATTTTATGGACAGGTTTGGAAAGTGCAAGATTTCTCCAGATCTATTGGGAAGGaaaatcaaaaacacattaaacacattagAGTGTAACAACAAGCTATGATTTTGAGTGAGTGTTTGGCCTTACCTGGGGTATTAGCGCTGCATACCCTGAGTGAGTTCATAGCAGTCATGTATTCTTGCCCCAAAAACTCTTCATATGAACTGGATTGTGTCTCCTGAAGACATCTTGTGGAGTCTTTAAAGAGAAGGTTTTTTCCTCCCTGTGACTCGAACATCCTAAATTGGCCATTGCTGCCAGTTATCCCAAACTTGGCCTATAAAATTGAATCATAGCTATTCACAAACTTTTTACAGGCTCCTTTCTTTAAATTCGTACCATTTTAAgaatatatgaaataaacaaTACACCTTATAAAATAACATGCTAATATTCAAAATCAGAATTAACCTGTTGATCCATGAgaactgaaactactttactcCGGAGTTCGGGTCTTGTAACAACAGCGTGTGCAGGCACTGCAGCCAAGTTGCATGATGCATATTCACTAATTGGCACTGGGTCACTCTTCCCGGGACAGATCAGCTCGAAGTCTTCACTCCTCAAACCCGATGCCCAATCAGGACCATGTCCTTtcaacatatatataaaaaaagtttTCATCTCTCAGTACCATAAAATAGCTCAGTATCACATTGATTGGACTTTTACCATCTGTGTTTTCCCCAACAATTGTGTGTTTAATGAAAGCCACGTGACCGGCATCTTCCGCAAGACATCTACAAAACCATAATATATTCTCAGTGGGGATTAATATACCAagtagttaataataataataatacatttcatcCTTACTGAGACAATACAGCTTACAACCTAAAAATGTTCTTACCTGAAAGCTCCAGCATAGCCGTAATACATCTCTTCTGAACTGGCTTTGCATTTTGCCTCATCTCCAACGGCCTTTCCGCTGCCTTTACAGTTTGTACAAAATGCAGAGTTAGGATCTGCTCCAGGGGCACAGCCACTAGCAAAGAATGTGCCTGACAAGGACAAAAAATCAGTGCCATTAGTATTATGCATTCCACCACACTGTATGTGTTTCTTGTACTTACTGAAGTCGCagctatttgtttgtttgtggatATGGCCCATGGGGATATTCCAACCTGCTGTTCGGCCAATGCCAGTATGACAAGACTTTTTCCCTTTAAGGGTGTCCCAGGTTACTCCTGATCCTTTCTTAACCACAGCCACAGAATAATAAGAGGATGTTGATGCtgtaacacaaaaaatacaactagtaaagaagaaaaaatatatgtcAGATATATTAAATGCTGAAAAAATATACTACCTGGACTGTTACATTTAGCTGtgaagttgaaaaatatgttatatattttatctTTCAGTTTTAATTTGTTCATATATATTGTACCAACCATCATCATACTGCTCTGCCATAGCTGGAACCAAACCACACTTCCCTGCTGTATAAACCTGCCCACCATCTACTGCTATTGCATCAGCTTCTTGACGCTACAGACAGAAAAAGTCCatcagagcaaaacaaaataagaaacatCAACATGAAGGAGTTTATGGTGTTATACCATAATTTTCTTGAAACATTCTTCCACTGTTGGAGCAGACTGGCATTCAATTGCACTGGTGCCAGTGGCTTCTACGTAACTGAAGCCCATCCACAAGTCACACTTGGCAGTTTCTGGGTGTCCAACAGCGCACCATCTGATAGAGGAGGTGGGATGGGCGGGGCGCGGGTCTGAAAAGTCAATCTAGGCATTAAGCAACGACTAGTGGCTTTGCTTTTGATAGTACAGCACAAAGCcagttaaaggtgctatattacataaaattgactcttgtaagctttaagtCATATCATAATGTGCCtgagtaagcctttattattagtctcacgctcaaaatgctctgttccactttatgatgtcatgaagtggtagttttcaagttaacagctaccttttacccttAGTTAGAGAGATTAGCAGTTCCAGGAAtagaatcatccaaatgattctagtgaaggtgtgtggagtttaaaaacacagtgtagcacatcctgtattaccacatgatgacatcacaaggtggaacagagtgttttctgtttgagagaagagctcagcctaaatcaaacacaactccagatctgtttgtggtGTAGTAACTACAtcacaaagatcagaaaacagtgcaatataggagctttaaagtgTACCTTTGAGGGAGTTGAGCTTGCTCATGTATTCAGCACCAAGATACAGGAAGGAGTCTGTGTCTGCAGGAACCTGAAGAATGTCTGTGGCTGTGTCACTGAACATCAAGTCTTTGCCCCCATAAATTGCAGATGAGAACAAGTTAAATCCCTACAAGATATTAGATGCAAGATAAGATTATTATAATTTGATTACTATACAGTTGGTATTTGTAAATTATTCCTTTATATCTcttactttaacacttttaaggCTGGTGTATATTGTTTGGGCTAATTGGTTATCTTTGCGGGAGACAATGGCATGTGCTGGTTCTCGTCCAAGATTGCAAGTGTTGTACTCGCCGAGGGGTGCTCTTTTGTTGTCTTGGCATAGTAGCTCATAGTCGTTTGGTACAGATGCTTAAAAATGAACATTGTTAAAagttaagcacttttcatataaTACATCAATGACCCATCTCTTAAGTTATTGGCTCTCTTACCTGCCATCATAGTAGGATTTGGACTAGGAGTCATAAAAGTCACATCTCCTGCACCTTCTGCCAAACATCTGTTGAGCACACCAAGTATTTCTGGTCAGATGAATTGCATAAATGCTACTGTAATGGGTAAAGATGAAGATTATACTAACTTAAAGGCCCCATCATCACCGTAGTATTCATTGGTTGAGGTTTCTGAGCAGTCCCCTTTGCAAAGCTGGCACAGATTTGGATATCCTTGAGCACCAGGGAGACAGCTCGAACTGAAGAACTCACTCACAGCTAAGAAATAACAGAAATAAAGATGCCAGGCCCTTCAGTGTTAAGTATAATAGAGGTTatactttacttctatggcattaaacttaccttgGAGAAGAGGTTTGTTGTCAGGACCTGCCCAATCGATTATACCTTTACTTAACAAAGTACCAATTGGAAGATTCCAGCCTTCAGCATTTCCCAGAGCAGAGTGGCATGATTTCTTTCCCCTAAGGTCCTTCAGTTGAAATCCAGTGCCCTGCTTTGCCAGAGCCACACTGTAGAAGCATGCATTATTATTGTCTATGGGAGAGATCGGTAGAATTGTTAGaaaattacttttatttgtgaacagtgaacaagaaataaaaacataccatCTCTGTATGTCTCTGCAGCGACGGGGGCCAAATTATAATTTTTCAGTCCAGCTGTGTGAATGTACGCACCATTCAGAGTAACGGCATCTGCCTCACCTTTCTGTTAGAATACACAATGTAGCAAAAGTTAATTATGTAACCAAAATAGACGAACCCATTTCTAATATAACCATCTTTGTTTAAACTGATTTAGCACCAGCTTCTTCCCTACAAAGCTGTTGTTTTTCTATAGTTAAGCATAGAGTTAAGTGTTATACTCTTACCATTTGTACCTccaaaatactaaaaataattGTTAATATGTCTTTCCAGTTCTTTCAAaagcaatttaaaacattattgcACACTGAATTGACTTAATACTAGAAAAGCTTAAACTAAAAACCCTATCACAGCCCATGCTACCCTGACCATATCATTACCGAAATAGCCACTATGCAGTCAAGGGTGTGATCTCTTCTCTCACAGGAGAAAACAGGAGAATGTTTTGCAAGGTCGAGACATTTCTGTAGTTCTAGGTCCGAGATGACGCACCACCTGATTGATGTAGTGGGCGCTGCATAGACTGTAGCTGtacaaatgataataaaaaagcattttaaaacatttactatTTTGATATGATACATCAATgggttgcaaaaaaaaaataaaataaaatcatattacCCAGACAGCCTAGTAGGGCTGTAAGTAGGAGAAGCTGCATGTTGGCGACAGGGTCTCCAGGTcaacagagcagagaggagacagtgggAAAGGTTTATATAGACAGTCCCTCATTGAACtgaaaaaagggaaaaaggTCAGCGTTTACTCAAGTTTCCTAATGCTGCTGCACAATAGCACCTTTGTACCTCAGCGCTTGCACTCGGATACTCCTAAATTTCTCCATCAAAAGCATTCAACTGGTATAACTTATATTACCACCGATactgaatcattatgttataaaccTTCGAACTAAAATATGCAGTTAAAATATGATATGATGGTTTATGCTGACTGTTATTTGGAAGAAATTGTAACAGAAACATCATTTCTTAATTGTAGACATAGTTAACACACCCACACTGTGTgatgtttaaactgtaaatattgCCCAATACAAGGGAACATTGTATTGATTTATAAATCACACCATTAATTGTTATTAGTAAGAACACATTTTAAGGGACATATTCAGCATTATTTGTTGgcaaaaaatcaaattaatgcATTAGCAAAATGTAAGTTGAACAGTTAATGTTATAATTCACACAATGCAAATAGTAATATAGTAACACTTGATGAAATATAGAGTGACCTAAGCCTGACCTCATCTGTGCACTAGTAATAAGGCAGTGACATatacaaatattatataaaacataaGAGTTATTTGTCAGGATTCAAAGTTTGTTCCATTTCAAAATAACTCAACAGCAGAGTACATGTTGTGAAGTATCAGTCTGTTTTGTCCTTATAATTACCTCAATTTGCTTCCTATATATGATGTTGGTTTAGCCTACATGTCTGAGTCTATATTATTGATTTGAACCAGATAAAGTAGATCAATACGGGGTGCTTTTTCCTCACTAGTGTACAGTGTTGATGAGACAAAAACAGCAGGGAACCATCATGTGACTTCAGCTCCTACATGGGCAGCTGTTCTGAATGGCAGATTCCTGAATAGAGTCTCATACCAAAGTAAAAGATTAAGCAAGAGGAAACAACAAGCAACTAAATAACGATATGCTTTAACAGAAGAGTGTATTAAAACAATGCCGAGACAGACCACAGATTTTGAATGAGGCCCAGCAGAGGTGAAAAAACATGTTGTCTGGTGAGAAGTCCATATTCATGTCAGATGTTCTCCATGATTTTTTGTCAATGTCAATTTAAGTACACTTTATACAGTTGTAATAAAATAAGGTATCTAGAAATGTGATTTAATTAAATGCATTCCCCTGAAATGCCCAAAAGATTATTCATTAACTTTCATTGACGTCTTTCTGAGAAGTACAGGGGTCGGTGTCATTCTTATGAAACGTTAAATAAAACTGCCAAGTCTCTTAGCCTCACTGACACAAACCTTTGCAAATCTTAAAGCATAACAAGTTTTTAGTGTTATTAGAACTGTTTTGTGTaaatttcactaaaatatcTTATCTTTTTGTACATATATTACAAAACAACAGTTCTTGGTGAGCAAATTTGTATGTTCAAGTTGTCATGTTTGTACAGCTGCAAGGGCTTTTCTGTCAACTCTGACCATTGCCCTGTACAGACATTTTTAGCTGGGCTCTCATTCCAGGTTTAGTGAACAGCAAAATTTCAATAGAAAATATTTTATGTAAAGAATGGTGAATTTATTTATcagaatacaaaaatatatatttttcttgtgAAGTATTTCACATCACATTAAAATAGGGGTGGGCGATATGCAAGTTTATATTACAAGTTGTTTtaatttcatcacagttcatgttcttttttttttaataggcagtgaaaacaaaatcacaatttgtcAATATCATCAAAACATTGTCATATGAATTCTATTTTTATGGTTGTATCGCCCAGCCCtacattaaaatgttaaatttggATTAAAACGTAACGTAACAAACACCTACACTATTGTATCTTTCAGTGTGTGCCATTTATGTAACCGAAATTCAGTTAACAAATGTTGAAGAATCAATAAGTACCAAAACACCAATGTCCCATATTTTGGTGGGTATATTTTAACATCATCATACTTTTCTTGGCAgcatataaaaaacacatttacaatagCCAATTATCTGTCTCACCGAGCCATCTCAGTGTAGAGTCTAGGTCCATTTCAGGAGATGAGCTTCCTACCATTTCAAAGTCACAACTTGAAGACCACGTCCTAATCCGTCTGATCCAACGTTATAAAAAAATGTCCTCTCAAGTACTACGCGTGATAATATCCCAAACATGTACTCCATGTATGGTTGAAATTTGTATTTGAGTCAAATCATTTTTTCCCAAACTGGTTCAAATTAAGTAAGCTCCCTTTGCCTGTCCAAAGAAAAGGATAGGAAGAAAATATAAACTGTCTCCTGTCTTCACTAGTCCGTGGTGTCTCATCCAACGCTACAGAACCACTTTGACTGTACACATGTGCTATATTTTTATAAACTTGTATTCTGTTTGAAGAAAAGAATGCATGATAAGGGGGGCTTTATCACAACGGAATAGCAAATTAAATTTCAATAACGCTGGCATCATAAAGTAACTGTCTAACGTAAGGGCCCTAAAGGACAGTTAAGATGTCAGT is a genomic window containing:
- the tfa gene encoding transferrin-a, whose protein sequence is MVYNNNACFYSVALAKQGTGFQLKDLRGKKSCHSALGNAEGWNLPIGTLLSKGIIDWAGPDNKPLLQAVSEFFSSSCLPGAQGYPNLCQLCKGDCSETSTNEYYGDDGAFKCLAEGAGDVTFMTPSPNPTMMAEASVPNDYELLCQDNKRAPLGEYNTCNLGREPAHAIVSRKDNQLAQTIYTSLKSVKGFNLFSSAIYGGKDLMFSDTATDILQVPADTDSFLYLGAEYMSKLNSLKDPRPAHPTSSIRWCAVGHPETAKCDLWMGFSYVEATGTSAIECQSAPTVEECFKKIMRQEADAIAVDGGQVYTAGKCGLVPAMAEQYDDAKCNSPASTSSYYSVAVVKKGSGVTWDTLKGKKSCHTGIGRTAGWNIPMGHIHKQTNSCDFSTFFASGCAPGADPNSAFCTNCKGSGKAVGDEAKCKASSEEMYYGYAGAFRCLAEDAGHVAFIKHTIVGENTDGHGPDWASGLRSEDFELICPGKSDPVPISEYASCNLAAVPAHAVVTRPELRSKVVSVLMDQQVNSDFAKFGITGSNGQFRMFESQGGKNLLFKDSTRCLQETQSSSYEEFLGQEYMTIWRNLALSKPVHKIILESFPKDVKLCPV